The genomic segment AGAATACATTAGACAACTACTTATAATTTAAGTGTATTTCATACAAAAACATAGTTGACTATATTTTTAAGCTACCAGCAAAGAGTATGCAAAGTTTATTATTGTCTCCCACAAATGATCTACTCTTTGTCTATCCGAATATAGAATCAATACATATAGGGTATTGTTTTTATAATTCACAAGCTGTATCCCTTTTCGTGCTTCCAAGAAAATAAGAGTCCCAATAATAGTATTCGTATATGATTACTTTCCTTAATACTGATTTTTAGATATATACACTTGACATCGTGTTATTCGaaattcttaaaaagaaaattggttGATAAGTAGATTACCGTAAATAATATGATTTACTAAacttattactattttttagaACTTTACATCAACCTCTAGCTTCCTTCTGAGTCtagcaaacaaaaaattgaggtggtatgttattttttaaaagagaatatAATGGAGTAAGtgacttttctctctctcaaaagggCGAAAAGTGAGTGCCTTTTCCTTTCTTCGCCGGCGTCAATCACGGCGCTGGAACCCTCCTCCTCTTCCCTTTTCAGGCCCTCCCCTCCTCATGgggaagcaaaagaagaagcgCAAGTCGTCCCCGCCTCCGTCCCCCTCCACCAATCCCCTCGTCCCGACCTCGTCACCCCTATCAGCACCTCTGCCGCCTTCATCGTCTACATCCCCCACCACTGACCTAGTGGCCCCCAAGGCTCCCAGTAGCCCCGAATATGCCCAATCGACTGCAGAAAGGACAGACTTGGCCATTGTAACCTTAACTTCTCCAGATCTGGCTGTTTCCCCAACCCCAGAATCTGCGGAAATACAAGAGCGGAGGACTGATTTAAAAGGCCCCGCTCCAGCTAGTGCGGTAGATATCTCGTCACAACCCACTACAGAAACGGTAACTCTTGAACAATCCCAGAAGGAATCCACTCTGGGAAACCAAGGTGAACCTCAAACCACCGCTGATGATTCCTGGGTTGGTATGGTCAAAGGCACCTCCAAGATTCTGCGGAAGAAAGGAGTCTCCTTCACCCTCCCTTCGGGCGAAGTCTGTGTTAAGATCCCTAACTCAGTCATAGAAAACAACCGCAAGTCATGGGAGTTCTTCGTCCTGGGACAATTCTACTCGGACCCCCGTTCCTAAGGCACCCTCCACAACATTGTTAATGGTATCTGGAGCAAGAGATACAGAGATATCTCGGTCTCAAAGCTTGATGGAAACACCTTCCTTTTTCGTATCCCCAACGCGTTTACCAGGCACCACGTCATATCTCAGAGACTCTGGCAGATCGAAGGGCAAACCATGTTTGTTGCCAAATGGGAACCAGGCGTCATCCCAAAGAAACCAGAGCTATCCTCTGCCCCCATCTGGCTAGAGCTTCGTAATGTCCCCCTGCAATTCTTCAATGAGGAAGGCCTTGAACATGTTGCAGTTATGGTGGGAGAGCCAAAATGTCTCCACCCATCGacagcaaacaaaacaaatttagaaGTGGCAAAGGTTTTCACCGTCATATATCCACGCAAACCGCTGCCGGAGGTGGTGAATGTTCAATTTCCCTCAGGGGAAATCGTGCGTATATTGGTCTCAAGTCCCTGGATGCCGCCGGTTTGTTCCCACTGCAAAGGCATTGAGCATACTCTAAAAAGATGTCCGACTGCTCCTATCACCTGTTCGCCCTGTAAATCTACGACTCATTCTCAGGAGACCTGTCCGAGGTTGAAGGAGCATAAGGAGCAGAATGTTAATCggaggaaacaaaagaaacaccCCCAGACCCTATTAGACCAGGGTAGATCTGCCCCCGCGAAGGCTACTAAGATGGCTTACGTGAGAGTCTCCTCACAGGTCGCACCAGCTAAACCCACCAGCGCTCCATCTCAAGCTGAAAAAGCTCCGATTCCGGTGTTGAACCCACCTCTGGAGATAGGGGAGTCTAGCGGATTATCGATTCATTGCAAGGCGTCAAATCCCCCAACCACAGAGGATCCACTCTCTGAAGCTGAACCAGACTCATCAGATACTTTATCTTCAGAGAGAGGCGATGAAACGGGAGATGAATTTGTGGACGATTTTCAAGTTGCTCTCTCCAAGAGGCAACACAAGGTTCAGCGAGGCAAGAGCCTCAAACTCACATAGTTTTTAATGTGTACGAACCTTTTTTGTCGGATGTCCGCggctttaatatatatagccaTGGAAGCGGCTTTAAAAAATGGATTAGGCAAAGAAAATCCCTTTTTGGAGGTCTTATAGAGACCCACGTCAAgcaggagaagatgaagaaatttgTAAATAATCTTCTTCATGGCTGTCTTTTTGAAGAAAACTATGGTTTTTCAGATTTGGGAAAAATATGGGTCTTGTGGGATCCTAGTGTCCAAGTTGTGGTGGTTTCAAAGTCCCTACAGATGGTAACCTGTGAAGTTCTGCTGCCAGAGGCTAAAGACATGATCATTGTTTCAATCATCTATGCCTCAAATGAGGAAACTCAGAGAAAGGAGCTGTGGGCTGAACTGGTATCTCTTGCCAACTCCCCGATGGTGGAAAACAAACCGTGGATTGCTTTAGGAGATTTCAATCAAGTCCTTAACCCTGATGAGCACTCTAACCCTCCTACATTGAATGTGGACAAGCGCACTAGAGACCTGAGAGATTCCTTGGTTGAGGCTGACTTATAGAGGAAACTCTTTCACTTGGTGGAATAAATCAAGGACGAGACCTATTGCAAAGAAGCTAGATAGAGTCCTGGTAAAATCGGCTTGGTACTCCATCTACCCCTCTTCTTTTGCTGTGTTTGGAGAACCCGAGTTCTTAGATCATGCTGCTTGCGGGGTCACTCTTGAAACCGGGACCATAAAAGAGAAACGACCTTTTCGTTTCTTTAACTTCCTGCTCCAGAACCAAGAATTCCTTCCATTAGTGGCGGAGCAGTGGTTCTCTTGTAATGTGGTGGGTTCTGCTATGTACCGTGTCTCCCTGAAACTCAAGTGTTTAAAAGGGCCGATCAGAAGTTTCAGCAGGGACAACTACTCAGGCATTGAAAAACGAGTGATCGAAGCTCATGATGCCATGATCTCTTTGCAAGAGAAAACTCTAGCGGATCCTAATATTCAAAACGCCTCTTTAGAGCTCACAGCTGAGGAGAAGTGGCGATTACTAGTAAGAGCAGAAGAATCATACCTTAGGCAAAAGTCCAACATTACCTGGTATAAGGATGGGGATTGCAATTCTGCCTTCTTTCACAGAGTCGCGGCAACGCGGAAAGCCAAAAACCACATTCACTACCTCTTAGATTCTGAGGGTGGAAAGCTAGAATCTCAGCAAGACATTAGAGACCACTGTGTGGCTTTTTACTCTGACCTATTTGGTAGTGAAGCAGCCCCCGTGGGTATGGTTCAAGGCAATATGGAGCTACTCATGCTCTTTAGAACAACACCTTCCCAACGGAGCCACATGGAGAAACCTTTCACAAGGGAAGAGATCAAAGAAACATTCCTGTCCTTGCCCCGTAACAAAGCCAGTGGCCCTGATGGTTACCCAGCAGAGTTTTTCACAGCAAGCTGAGGTGTCATCGGACCTGAGATCACTGATGCAGTCTTGGAATTCTTTGAATCAGGGAAACTTCTGAAGCAGTGGAACGCCACAACCTTGGTTCTCATTCCGAAAGTTCCCAACGCCTCTAGAGTATCCGACTTTAGGCCTATTGCTTGTTTAAATACGGTCTATAAAGTCATCTCTAGACTGCTAGCTGATCGCTTAAAATGGCTACTCCCAAGTGTGATTTCTCCTTCGCAGACCGCTTTCATGCGAGGAAGGCTTCTAGCTGAGAATGTTCTTCTAGCCTCAGAAATAGTTCAAGGTTATAATCGCAAGAGCATTGGGGAAAGAGCTATGTTAAAGGTGGACATTCGCAAAGCTTTTGACTCTGTAAACTGGAACTTCATCCTCGCAGCCCTTCAAGCAATTGGCGTTCCTCATCGCTTCATTGGGTGGATATCTGAGTGCATCTCAACACCTTCCTTCTCAGTCTGTGTAAATGGAAGCTCCAGTGGTTTCTTCAAAAGTGCTAAAGGTCTAAGACAGGGCAACCCCATCTCCCCGTACCTCTTTGTCCTGGGTATGGAGGTCTTCTCAAGGCTCCTGCAGTCAAGATTTGATCAGGGTTATATCGGTTATCATCCTAAAACATCAGGtttgtctctctctcacttgatgtttgcggatgacattatgatattttttgatGGCTCTGAAGCATCTCTCCATGGAATAAATGAAACCCTGGACGACTTTGCCTCCTGGTCTGGTCTCCACACAAACAAGGAGAAAACCCAGCTCTTTCATGCGGGCTTGAGTCAGATTCACACGTCGGCCATAGAAAGGCACGGTTTCCCAACTGCCTCTCTCCCAATTCGCTATCTTGGTCTGCCTTTAATGCACAGGAAACTAAAAATATCTGAATATCAACCGCTCCTGGACCAACTTGACGGAAGGTTCAGCAGCTGGTCAGCAAAGGCTTTATCTTATGCGGGAAGATGTCAATTACTTGCCTCAGTTATCTCAGGGACTGTCAACTTTTGGATCTCAACCTTCATCCTCCCTAAGGGCTGTATTAAAAAGATCAAATCTATGTGCTCAAGGTTCTTATGGTCAGGACGCTTAGATGGGAGCAAAGGGGCAAAGGTTGCCTGGGACACTGTTTGTTTGCCAAAGAAAGAGGGTGGCTTGGGTTTAAGGCGTTTTGCAAAGTGGAATACCACCCTCTATCTCCGGTTCACCTGGATGTTATTCTCTGATTCCGGATCTCTGTGGGCTAATTGGCATCACTACCACAGCATAAAGAACAAGAGTTTCTGGGAACTCAAGGCCCACCCCTCGGATTCTTGGATGTGGAAATCTATCCTCAAACTTCAACCACTCGCGGAGCAATTCATTAAAGTCTTGGTGGGAAATGGTTCCAAGGCTCGTTTCTGGTTTGACTCATGGACGCCCCTTGGTTCTCTACTAAAGCACATTGGCCCCTCGGGTACCTCTCTGCTTTGGGTTCCACTGTCTGCTTGTGTTAAGGATGCCTGCAGTTCTGAAGGCTGGACTCTACCACCACCAAGGTCTGAAGCCACTGTGGAGCTCCACGCTCATTTATCCACAGTTGAGCTTCCAACAACGTCACAAGTTCCTGACGAGTTCTACTGGTGTGTGAATTCAGCAAAATGCAAAGAGTTCTCCTCGTCTCAAACCTGGGAATCCCTCAGGCCAAAAGCGGAGGAAACAAACTAGCATGATGTGGTTTGGTTTAGAGGTTACATCTCTAAACATGCTTTTAACATGTGGTTGTGTCCCTTGAACAGGCTCCCTACTAAGCAAAGGATCCGCGACTGGGACCTATTGCAAACGGCAAACTGTACCCTCTGCTCCACAAACGCTGAAGATAGAGATCACCTCTTCCTGTCCTGCTCCTACTCACAAGAAGTCTGGCAACTCCTTCTCGCAAAACTTGACCCCTCCAGAAGACTTCTCCTCTCTTGGTCTAAACTCCTCTCGTGGGTCCGAGCCTCGTCCCAACGCTCCCCCTCACTTCTGCGCAAAGTAGTCACTCAAGCCGCCATCTACAGCATCCGGAGACAAAGGAACAATCTTCATCACAACAACCAAGTAATCCCACCGTCAGCCCTATTCAGATTACTTGACAAGGACATTAGGAGCATCATTCACGCAAGAAGCCACCGCAAGAGGTTTTCTCGCCTAATGGAGCTCTGGCTAGCTTAATTCTCACAGACTGAGATTTTCTCAAATTTGATTTcccttgtttttattatttttgccAAGGAATCAAAACCTTAAGGCTCTTCATTGTAATGGCCAAACCTTTCATTTATTTCTAATGATATTTACAGTTTAGCAAAAGAATATAATGGAGTAATGGACCTATAGGTCTTCATCAACTTGTTGTTCTTATTacctgtttttttaaaaacaccaTCATTGTCATGACTGATTAGTAGGATTATAATCGTTGAGTTTTATAATAAACTTGCATAAAACCTTCATAATAAAAAATGACATTTATTTTCATGCATGCCTgtacattaaaatataattgaaaatactCTATTTAGTAAGAAGCCATTTGAACATAGACCAAACTTCGAGGTCGCCCTAAATTCTCTCCCAAAGACCAGCCGccgcgagaaaaaaaaaatttcttcgaTCTGCCCTCTCCGGCTGCCGGGCTTCATGCCGGAGCTGTGGGAGGGTTTAGTTTTTCGTCTTGCTTcttaatctttgttttctttggttatcTCTGTTGTTTTCGCTGTTGTAACTCTTCTGTTGTCAAGATCCCCTTTGAAGCGAAGATCGATTGAAGAAGGGGAAGCCGTCGGCAGCAAGATTTGGTTGCGGTAGAGACAATCCGTTTGTTAATGGGTTAGTCTAGGTTGTGGCTCGGTTCTGGTGGTTCTCTTGTGGCTGATGGGTTGAAGGAGACGAACGTATGTCGTTTCCTATTATGGTATGGTACTTCtctcgtttctctcttctttggacTGCGGGTTTTTCAACAAGGTGGTGTTGTTTGTGTTAGTGTGGCTACATCCGCTGGTTTCAGGTTGCAAAGAGAAGTTTATGGTTTGTGTCTTCTCTCAAACTTGCCTTCTCTGTTGGTTGGTACTCAATCCTTAGTTGTTCCGCTCTATTAGGTCTCCTGGTTAGTTAGTGTTTGCGCTATATGCTAGGCTTCGTTCTTTCTGCTTGTCAACCGGATGGTATTTTGTTGCTAGCCATCTACTAGCTCACTTCGGCGGCTCTTTTGAGTTGTGGTTTTGGGTTTTAGGCATAGTAGTGGAATCGTCTTTCAGCTGTTCTCTTGCGAGGAGGTCACCAGTTTTGATTCTGTAGATGGTTAAAGCTGGGTCGACGAGGGTCCGCGTGTAAGAGCTGTTAGTCCTCTTTGGCTTGTCTCAGGTCGAATCTCAAGGTTTCTTCTTTGTCCCTAGTTTGGCTCGCCTTCTCTTGACTTGTTTTGTGCGACTGGATGGTTGTGGCTTCTGTTTCTCTGATGTCGTTCGAGCTTGCTTTCGTTCCTGCCGGTGCTGATGATGGTTTGTCGACGGTGTGCTATCAAGGTTTATAGCACTTCCGGTCTTATTGGTACTCTCCGGCTCTTACAGGTTCTATGGGAAAGCTTGTGAGCTTCTTTCTGATTCAGCTGGGAAGTTTTAGatctttggtttttgtttatgCCTTACTG from the Camelina sativa cultivar DH55 chromosome 12, Cs, whole genome shotgun sequence genome contains:
- the LOC104734094 gene encoding uncharacterized protein LOC104734094 is translated as MFVAKWEPGVIPKKPELSSAPIWLELRNVPLQFFNEEGLEHVAVMVGEPKCLHPSTANKTNLEVAKVFTVIYPRKPLPEVVNVQFPSGEIVRILVSSPWMPPVCSHCKGIEHTLKRCPTAPITCSPCKSTTHSQETCPRLKEHKEQNVNRRKQKKHPQTLLDQGRSAPAKATKMAYVRVSSQVAPAKPTSAPSQAEKAPIPVLNPPLEIGESSGLSIHCKASNPPTTEDPLSEAEPDSSDTLSSERGDETGDEFVDDFQVALSKRQHKVQRDLGKIWVLWDPSVQVVVVSKSLQMVTCEVLLPEAKDMIIVSIIYASNEETQRKELWAELVSLANSPMVENKPWIALGDFNQVLNPDEHSNPPTLNVDKRTRDLRDSLVEADL